A part of Streptomyces sp. NBC_01235 genomic DNA contains:
- a CDS encoding ATP-dependent helicase, which produces MSSSSSTRRLPHPQGRQGNRGAYRLVRTPPARVDPPLLDAAQRSVVDHGAGPLLVLAGPGTGKTTTLVESVAARVARGGDPARILVLTFSRKAAVELRDRMAHRMGAARAPQATTFHSYCYALVRAHQDTDLFVEPLRLLSGPEQDVAVRELLAGQLDLQRLGLAHVRWPDELRACLTTRGFADEVRAVLARSRELGLDPAALDAFAHRIGRPDWRAAAAFLAEYLDVLDLHGVIDYAELVHRAVLLAHRTGTAERLAAQYDAVFVDEYQDTDPAQVRLLHALAGGGRTLVAFGDPDQSIYTFRGADVNGILDFPHAFPRPDGRPAPVEVLRTSRRSGAALLAATRLLTQRMPLTRLPAEKVRAHRELAAARDGGRVEVYTYPTPGTELDNVADILRRAHLEDGVPWGEMAVLVRAGSRTIPTVRRALTAAGVPLDIDGDDLPLRHEPAVAPLLTALRAVATAEAAATPSAPQPETSASPQGDEYTEDPGACWLDTETALTLLASPLAGMDAADLRRLGRALREEERAAGNPLPPPSDELFARALAEPERLVIHDPTYARGAQRLGALLATARERLARGGTAEEALWDLWDGTPWPTRLQRAARRGGAAGRNADRDLDAVCALFATAARAEERTGGRGTLNFLAEIEAEDIAADTLTRRAVRPDAVRLMTAHRAKGLEWGLVVVAGVQEGLWPDLRRRGSLLEADRIGRDGLAEPLTPGALLAEERRLFYVAATRARERLVVTAVKAPADDGDQPSRFLAELGVDPKDVTGRPRRPLSVAALVAELRATTVDPRASATLREAAARRLARLAALADEDGRPLVPSAHPYRWWGMFEPTESKVPLRNRDQPVVLSGSALDQLANTCALQWFLGREVKADAPATAAQGFGNVVHVLADEVASGHTPADLDVLMERLDSVWNALAFDAPWKSTQEKAHARVALERFLKWHVMDRTGRTPVASEHDFDVTLEAGDYEVRIRGQMDRVEADGEGRAYVVDFKTGKQAPTAREVERHPQLAVYQLAVREGAVDEAFDGVRPTPGGAELVQLRQGAAKRDGGENLPKVQAQEPLEGEWVGDLLATAAGKVLDERFTPTAGQQCTHCAFRASCSARPEGRHVVE; this is translated from the coding sequence GTGAGCTCCTCTTCCTCCACCAGGCGCCTGCCGCACCCCCAGGGGCGACAGGGGAACCGTGGCGCTTACCGACTGGTGCGTACCCCGCCGGCCCGGGTGGATCCCCCTCTTCTGGACGCCGCACAGCGCTCCGTGGTTGACCACGGTGCCGGTCCGCTGCTCGTTCTCGCAGGTCCGGGCACCGGAAAGACCACCACTCTCGTCGAGTCGGTGGCCGCCCGGGTCGCTCGCGGCGGCGACCCCGCGCGCATCCTGGTCCTCACGTTCAGCCGCAAGGCGGCCGTCGAGCTGCGGGACCGGATGGCGCATCGTATGGGCGCCGCCCGCGCGCCCCAAGCGACCACCTTCCACTCCTACTGCTACGCCCTGGTCCGCGCCCACCAGGACACGGACCTGTTCGTGGAACCCCTACGGCTGCTGTCCGGCCCGGAGCAGGACGTGGCCGTCCGCGAGCTGCTCGCCGGCCAGCTCGACCTGCAACGGCTCGGTCTCGCGCACGTGCGCTGGCCGGACGAACTGCGTGCCTGTCTCACCACCCGAGGCTTCGCCGACGAGGTCCGCGCGGTGCTCGCCCGCAGCCGCGAACTGGGCCTCGACCCCGCGGCCCTGGACGCCTTCGCCCACCGCATCGGCCGTCCCGACTGGCGTGCCGCCGCCGCCTTCCTCGCCGAGTACCTCGACGTGCTCGACCTGCACGGCGTGATCGACTACGCGGAACTCGTCCACCGCGCGGTCCTCCTCGCCCACCGCACCGGGACCGCCGAGCGGCTCGCCGCCCAGTACGACGCCGTGTTCGTCGACGAGTACCAGGACACCGACCCCGCCCAGGTACGCCTGCTGCACGCCCTCGCCGGCGGTGGCCGCACCCTGGTCGCGTTCGGCGACCCCGACCAGTCGATCTACACCTTCCGGGGCGCCGACGTGAACGGCATCCTGGACTTCCCGCACGCCTTCCCCCGCCCCGACGGCCGTCCGGCCCCCGTCGAGGTCCTGCGCACCTCCCGTCGCTCCGGCGCGGCCCTCCTGGCCGCGACCCGGCTGCTGACCCAGCGGATGCCCCTGACCCGCCTGCCGGCCGAGAAGGTCCGCGCCCACCGCGAACTGGCCGCCGCACGCGACGGCGGCCGCGTCGAGGTCTACACGTACCCGACGCCCGGCACCGAGCTGGACAACGTCGCCGACATCCTGCGCCGCGCACACCTGGAGGACGGTGTGCCCTGGGGCGAGATGGCCGTCCTGGTACGCGCCGGCTCCCGCACGATCCCGACGGTCCGCCGCGCCCTCACCGCCGCGGGCGTCCCCCTCGACATCGACGGCGACGACCTCCCCCTGCGCCACGAACCGGCGGTGGCCCCCCTGCTGACGGCCCTGCGCGCGGTGGCGACGGCGGAGGCCGCCGCCACCCCGTCGGCGCCACAGCCGGAGACGTCGGCGTCACCACAGGGGGACGAATACACCGAGGACCCGGGCGCCTGCTGGCTCGACACCGAAACCGCCCTCACCCTCCTCGCCTCGCCCCTGGCCGGCATGGACGCCGCCGATCTGCGCCGCCTCGGCCGCGCCCTGCGGGAGGAGGAGCGCGCCGCCGGCAACCCCCTGCCGCCGCCCTCCGACGAACTGTTCGCGCGTGCTCTGGCCGAACCGGAGCGGCTGGTCATCCACGACCCGACGTACGCGCGTGGTGCCCAGCGCCTGGGCGCGCTGCTGGCGACGGCCCGAGAGCGCCTCGCGCGCGGCGGTACGGCCGAAGAGGCGCTGTGGGACCTCTGGGACGGCACACCCTGGCCCACGCGTCTGCAACGGGCGGCCCGTCGTGGCGGCGCGGCCGGCCGCAACGCGGACCGTGACCTGGACGCCGTGTGCGCGCTGTTCGCCACCGCCGCGCGCGCGGAGGAGCGCACCGGCGGCCGGGGCACCCTGAACTTCCTGGCCGAGATCGAGGCCGAGGACATCGCTGCCGACACCCTCACCCGGCGTGCCGTGCGCCCCGACGCCGTACGCCTGATGACCGCCCACCGCGCCAAGGGCCTGGAGTGGGGCCTGGTCGTCGTGGCCGGCGTCCAGGAGGGCCTGTGGCCGGACCTGCGGCGCCGGGGCTCCCTCCTGGAGGCCGACCGCATCGGCCGCGACGGACTCGCCGAACCGCTCACCCCGGGCGCGCTGCTCGCCGAGGAACGCCGCCTGTTCTACGTCGCCGCCACACGCGCGCGTGAGCGACTCGTCGTCACGGCGGTCAAGGCGCCCGCCGACGACGGTGACCAGCCCTCCCGCTTCCTGGCCGAACTCGGCGTCGATCCCAAGGACGTCACGGGCCGCCCGCGCCGCCCCCTGTCGGTCGCCGCGCTGGTCGCCGAACTGCGCGCCACGACGGTCGACCCGCGCGCCTCCGCCACCCTCAGGGAGGCGGCCGCCCGGCGCCTGGCCCGGCTGGCCGCGCTCGCCGACGAGGACGGCAGGCCCCTGGTGCCCTCCGCCCACCCCTACCGCTGGTGGGGCATGTTCGAGCCGACCGAGAGCAAGGTTCCGCTGCGCAACCGCGACCAGCCCGTCGTGCTCTCCGGCAGCGCCCTCGACCAGCTCGCCAACACCTGTGCCCTGCAGTGGTTCCTGGGCCGCGAGGTGAAGGCAGACGCCCCGGCCACCGCCGCCCAGGGCTTCGGCAACGTGGTGCACGTCCTCGCCGACGAGGTCGCCTCCGGGCACACTCCGGCCGACCTCGACGTCCTCATGGAACGCCTCGACTCCGTGTGGAACGCCCTCGCCTTCGACGCTCCGTGGAAGTCCACGCAGGAGAAGGCACACGCGCGTGTGGCACTCGAACGCTTCCTGAAGTGGCATGTGATGGACCGCACCGGCCGCACCCCGGTCGCCAGCGAACACGACTTCGACGTCACCCTCGAAGCGGGCGACTACGAGGTGCGCATCCGCGGCCAGATGGACCGCGTCGAGGCCGACGGCGAAGGCCGCGCCTACGTCGTCGACTTCAAGACCGGCAAACAGGCGCCGACCGCCCGCGAGGTGGAGCGCCACCCCCAGCTCGCCGTCTATCAGCTCGCCGTCCGCGAGGGCGCCGTCGACGAGGCCTTCGACGGCGTACGGCCCACACCGGGCGGTGCCGAACTCGTCCAGCTGCGCCAGGGCGCCGCCAAGCGCGACGGGGGCGAGAACCTGCCCAAGGTGCAGGCACAGGAGCCGCTGGAGGGGGAGTGGGTCGGCGACCTGCTCGCCACGGCGGCCGGCAAGGTCCTCGACGAGCGGTTCACCCCGACCGCGGGTCAGCAGTGCACCCACTGCGCGTTCCGCGCCTCGTGCAGCGCACGACCGGAAGGGCGGCACGTCGTCGAGTGA
- a CDS encoding ATP-dependent DNA helicase, translated as MPARISDPEQLKALLGIPFTPEQTACITAPPAPQVIVAGAGSGKTTVMAARVVWLVGTGQVAPEQVLGLTFTNKAAGELAERVRKALLKAGVTDPDVIDPDNPPGEPVISTYHAFAGRLLTDHGLRIGLEPTSRLLADATRYQLAARVLREAPGPYPSLTRSFADLISDLLALDAELAEHLVRPEDLRAWDAELLRTLEGAKLTNADLRKVPETAAARRELADLVLRYRAAKRERDLLDFGDQIAMAAQLGQVPEVSPILRDEFRVVLLDEYQDTSVAQRILLAGLFGGGTGHPVTAVGDPCQAIYGWRGASVANLDDFPEHFAHADGSRARRQSLSENRRSGGRLLDLANGMAEPLRAMHAGVEALRPAPGAERDGVVRCALLATHAEEMDWIADSVAHLVRTGTAPGEIAVLCRTATDFAQIQGALVARDIPVEVVGLSGLLHLPEVADLVAVCEVLQDPGANASLVRLLTGPRWRIGPRDLALLGRRARLLVSHARGEGDDDPDRRLAEAVEGVDPSEVISLADALDTFLESPLYGADRTGEDDGLPFSPDARVRFARLATELRDLRRSLADPLMDVLHRVLAVTGLEVELSASPHALAARRRETLSNFLDIAASFAAGESEASLLAFLGFLRTAAQYEKGLDNALPGGENTVKVLTAHKSKGLEWDVVAVPGLVTGTFPSGQGREKWTAQAKVLPHELRGDADTLPDLDSWDARGMKAFHEAMKDHQHTEELRLGYVTFTRPRSLLLGSGHWWGPTQKKPRGPSDFLQALHDHCAAGHGEIEAWADEPEEDAENPTLHRATADQVWPLPLDDAALTRRRAAAETVLAHLESLASPADGHTAATHDPDTYEDPDWPAPPDEDELSPEPPYDEPAYDDPPYGADPFEEDAGDWDDWTGARPAVPHQAPAPEPPAARPHPGHPRRTPFAPEEARTVASWDRDLDALTGELLSARRSVTDVPLPTTLTASQVLRLAADPDGLAQELARPMPRPPQPAARRGTRFHAWVEARFEELTLPLLEPDELPGGDAEIADEQDLDVLKEAFERTEYAHRTPYRVEAPFQLALAGRVVRGRIDAVYKEGDGDSATYDIVDWKTHRARTADPLQLALYRLAWAEQQGVPVESVTAAFLYVRTGDVVRPEGLPDRAALERLLTGEESADGDREGRAAQVNPAQGPGEDVGAGR; from the coding sequence ATGCCCGCCCGTATCAGCGATCCCGAGCAGCTCAAGGCGCTCCTCGGGATCCCCTTCACCCCGGAGCAGACGGCCTGCATCACCGCGCCGCCCGCCCCGCAGGTGATCGTGGCCGGAGCCGGATCGGGCAAGACGACGGTGATGGCCGCGCGCGTGGTGTGGCTGGTCGGCACCGGCCAGGTCGCCCCCGAACAGGTTCTCGGCCTGACCTTCACCAACAAGGCCGCCGGAGAACTCGCAGAACGCGTCCGCAAGGCGCTGCTCAAGGCAGGCGTCACCGACCCCGACGTCATCGACCCCGACAACCCGCCCGGCGAGCCGGTGATCTCCACCTACCACGCTTTCGCGGGCCGCCTCCTGACCGACCACGGCCTGCGCATCGGCCTGGAGCCCACGTCCCGCCTGCTCGCCGACGCCACCCGCTACCAGCTCGCCGCACGCGTGCTGCGCGAAGCACCCGGCCCATACCCGTCGCTCACCCGCTCCTTCGCCGACCTGATCAGCGACCTCCTCGCGCTCGACGCCGAACTCGCCGAACACCTCGTCCGGCCCGAGGACCTGCGCGCGTGGGACGCCGAGCTGCTGCGCACCCTGGAGGGCGCCAAACTCACCAACGCCGACCTGCGCAAGGTGCCCGAGACGGCCGCCGCCCGGCGCGAACTGGCCGACCTGGTGCTGCGCTACCGGGCCGCCAAGCGCGAGCGCGACCTGCTCGACTTCGGCGACCAGATCGCGATGGCGGCGCAGCTCGGCCAGGTCCCCGAAGTGAGCCCGATCCTGCGCGACGAGTTCCGCGTGGTCCTCCTCGACGAGTACCAGGACACCTCCGTCGCCCAGCGCATCCTCCTGGCCGGCCTGTTCGGCGGTGGCACCGGCCACCCCGTGACGGCCGTCGGCGATCCCTGCCAGGCCATCTACGGCTGGCGCGGCGCCTCCGTCGCCAACCTCGACGACTTCCCCGAGCACTTCGCGCACGCCGACGGAAGCAGGGCGCGGCGCCAGTCGCTCAGCGAGAACCGCCGCAGCGGCGGCCGCCTCCTGGACCTCGCCAACGGCATGGCCGAGCCCCTGCGCGCCATGCACGCGGGCGTGGAGGCCCTGCGCCCGGCCCCCGGCGCCGAACGCGACGGAGTGGTCCGCTGCGCCCTCCTGGCCACCCACGCCGAGGAGATGGACTGGATCGCCGACTCCGTCGCCCACCTCGTGCGCACCGGCACGGCGCCCGGCGAGATCGCCGTCCTGTGCCGCACGGCCACCGACTTCGCGCAGATCCAGGGCGCGCTGGTGGCCCGGGACATCCCCGTCGAGGTCGTGGGCCTGTCCGGGCTGCTGCACCTGCCCGAGGTCGCCGACCTCGTCGCCGTCTGCGAGGTCCTGCAGGACCCCGGGGCCAACGCCTCCCTGGTCCGGCTGCTCACCGGCCCGCGCTGGCGCATCGGTCCACGCGACCTCGCCCTCCTGGGCCGGCGGGCACGGCTGCTCGTCAGCCACGCGCGCGGTGAAGGCGACGACGACCCGGACCGCCGCCTCGCCGAGGCCGTCGAGGGGGTCGACCCGTCCGAGGTGATATCGCTCGCGGACGCCCTCGACACGTTCCTGGAGTCGCCTCTGTACGGCGCCGACAGGACCGGGGAGGACGACGGGCTGCCCTTCTCGCCGGACGCGCGCGTGAGGTTCGCGCGGCTCGCCACCGAACTGCGTGACCTGCGCCGCTCCTTGGCCGATCCCCTGATGGACGTCCTGCACCGCGTCCTCGCCGTCACCGGCCTCGAGGTCGAACTGTCGGCGTCCCCGCACGCCCTGGCCGCCCGCCGCCGCGAGACCCTGTCCAACTTCCTCGACATCGCCGCGTCCTTCGCCGCGGGCGAGAGCGAGGCGAGCCTGCTGGCCTTCCTCGGCTTCCTGCGCACCGCCGCCCAGTACGAGAAGGGTCTCGACAACGCCCTCCCCGGCGGCGAGAACACCGTCAAGGTGCTCACCGCGCACAAGTCCAAGGGCCTGGAATGGGACGTCGTCGCCGTACCCGGCCTGGTCACCGGCACCTTCCCCAGCGGTCAGGGCCGCGAGAAGTGGACCGCGCAGGCCAAGGTGCTGCCGCACGAACTGCGTGGCGACGCCGACACGCTCCCCGACCTCGACTCCTGGGACGCGCGGGGCATGAAGGCCTTCCACGAGGCCATGAAGGACCACCAGCACACCGAGGAACTCCGCCTCGGCTACGTCACCTTCACCCGCCCCCGCTCCCTGCTCCTCGGTTCCGGCCACTGGTGGGGCCCCACCCAGAAGAAGCCCCGCGGCCCCTCCGACTTCCTTCAAGCCCTCCACGACCACTGCGCGGCCGGACACGGCGAGATCGAGGCCTGGGCGGACGAGCCGGAGGAGGACGCGGAGAACCCCACCCTGCACCGCGCGACGGCCGACCAGGTCTGGCCGCTCCCCCTGGACGACGCCGCCCTGACCCGCCGCCGCGCCGCCGCCGAGACCGTCCTCGCCCACCTGGAGAGCCTCGCCTCGCCCGCCGACGGCCACACCGCCGCCACACACGACCCCGACACGTACGAGGACCCGGACTGGCCCGCACCACCGGACGAGGACGAGCTCTCCCCCGAGCCTCCGTACGACGAGCCTGCCTACGACGACCCGCCCTACGGCGCCGACCCGTTCGAGGAGGACGCCGGTGACTGGGACGACTGGACCGGCGCCCGCCCCGCCGTCCCGCACCAGGCGCCGGCCCCGGAACCCCCCGCCGCGCGCCCCCACCCCGGTCACCCGCGCCGGACCCCCTTCGCCCCCGAGGAGGCCCGCACCGTCGCCTCCTGGGACCGTGACCTCGACGCACTCACCGGAGAGCTTCTGAGCGCCCGCCGGAGCGTCACGGACGTCCCCCTGCCGACGACCCTGACCGCCTCGCAGGTGTTGCGCCTGGCTGCCGACCCGGACGGTCTCGCGCAGGAACTCGCGCGCCCCATGCCACGCCCCCCACAACCGGCCGCGCGCCGTGGCACCCGGTTCCACGCATGGGTGGAGGCCCGCTTCGAGGAGTTGACGCTCCCCCTGCTGGAACCGGACGAACTGCCCGGCGGCGATGCCGAGATCGCCGACGAACAAGACCTGGACGTCCTCAAGGAAGCCTTCGAGCGCACCGAGTACGCCCACCGCACGCCCTACCGCGTCGAGGCCCCCTTCCAGCTCGCCCTCGCCGGCCGCGTCGTACGGGGCCGTATCGACGCCGTCTACAAGGAGGGCGACGGGGACTCGGCGACGTACGACATCGTCGACTGGAAGACGCACCGAGCCCGCACCGCCGACCCCCTCCAGCTCGCCCTCTACCGGCTCGCCTGGGCCGAGCAGCAGGGTGTGCCCGTGGAATCCGTCACAGCGGCGTTCCTGTATGTGCGCACCGGCGACGTCGTACGACCGGAGGGTCTGCCCGATCGTGCCGCGCTGGAGCGCCTGTTGACCGGGGAGGAGAGCGCCGACGGCGACCGCGAGGGACGGGCAGCGCAGGTAAACCCTGCGCAAGGGCCCGGCGAGGATGTCGGTGCGGGCCGATAG
- a CDS encoding dipeptidase encodes MSHPVDSAVSAVRTYIEEHRAAFLDDLAEWLRIPSVSAQPDHAPDVRRSADWLAAKLEETGFPTVEVWQTPGAPAVYAEWLSGDPQAPTVLVYGHHDVQPAAREDGWDTDPFEPVVRGNRLHARGAADDKGQVFFHTLGVRAHLAATGRTAPAVNLKLLIEGEEESSSPNFRALVEEHAERLAADAVIVSDTGMWSEDTPTVCTGMRGLAECEIRLSGPDQDIHSGSFGGAVPNPATVAARLVAALHDEHARVAVPGFYDGIVELTDRERELFAELPFDEDEWLRTARSHATHGEAGHTTLERVWARPTAEVNGIGGGYQGPGSKTIIPSSAFVKLSFRLVAGQDPEPIEKAVRAWAAEQVPAGIRHEITFSPATRPCLTPLDHPALKSVVRAMGRAFEGPVRFTREGGSGPAADLQEVLGAPVLFLGISVPSDGWHAPNEKVELDLLVKGVEATAYLWGDLAENWRHAP; translated from the coding sequence ATGAGCCATCCCGTTGACAGTGCCGTCAGCGCAGTCCGCACGTACATCGAGGAGCACCGCGCCGCCTTCCTCGACGACCTCGCCGAGTGGCTGCGCATCCCGTCGGTGTCGGCGCAGCCCGATCACGCGCCCGACGTACGGCGCAGCGCGGACTGGCTCGCCGCCAAGCTCGAGGAGACCGGCTTCCCGACCGTCGAGGTCTGGCAGACGCCGGGTGCCCCGGCCGTCTACGCCGAGTGGCTCTCCGGCGATCCGCAGGCCCCCACCGTCCTGGTCTACGGCCACCACGACGTGCAGCCCGCCGCCCGCGAGGACGGCTGGGACACCGACCCCTTCGAGCCCGTCGTCCGCGGAAACCGCCTCCACGCGCGCGGGGCGGCCGACGACAAGGGGCAGGTCTTCTTCCACACCCTCGGCGTCCGCGCCCACCTCGCCGCCACCGGCCGCACCGCCCCTGCCGTCAACCTCAAGCTGCTGATCGAGGGCGAGGAGGAGTCCAGCTCCCCGAACTTCCGCGCCCTGGTCGAGGAGCACGCCGAGCGGCTCGCCGCGGACGCCGTGATCGTCTCCGACACCGGCATGTGGTCCGAGGACACCCCCACGGTATGCACCGGCATGCGCGGCCTCGCCGAGTGCGAGATCCGGCTGTCCGGCCCCGACCAGGACATCCACTCGGGCTCCTTCGGTGGCGCCGTGCCCAACCCGGCCACCGTGGCCGCCCGCCTCGTCGCCGCCCTGCACGACGAACACGCGCGTGTGGCCGTCCCCGGCTTCTACGACGGCATCGTCGAGCTCACCGACCGCGAGCGCGAGCTCTTCGCCGAGCTGCCCTTCGACGAGGACGAGTGGCTGCGCACCGCCCGGTCGCACGCCACGCACGGTGAGGCCGGACACACCACCCTGGAGCGCGTCTGGGCCCGCCCCACCGCCGAGGTCAACGGCATCGGCGGCGGCTACCAGGGCCCCGGCAGCAAGACGATCATTCCGTCCTCGGCCTTCGTGAAACTGTCGTTCCGGCTGGTCGCGGGCCAGGACCCCGAGCCCATCGAGAAGGCTGTCCGCGCCTGGGCCGCCGAGCAGGTGCCCGCCGGGATCCGGCACGAGATCACGTTCAGCCCGGCCACGCGCCCGTGCCTGACCCCGCTGGACCACCCGGCCCTCAAGTCCGTGGTCCGCGCCATGGGCCGCGCCTTCGAAGGGCCCGTCCGCTTCACCCGTGAGGGCGGCTCGGGTCCCGCCGCCGACCTGCAGGAAGTCCTCGGCGCCCCGGTGCTCTTCCTGGGCATCTCCGTGCCCTCGGACGGCTGGCACGCGCCGAACGAGAAGGTCGAGCTGGACCTCCTCGTCAAGGGCGTCGAGGCCACCGCGTACCTCTGGGGCGACCTCGCCGAGAACTGGCGTCATGCGCCTTGA
- the nudC gene encoding NAD(+) diphosphatase, which translates to MTTWTDQNADRPISLTAPSGIDRAAHHRLDEAWLAAAWSHPTTRCFVVSGGQVLIDETSDGRTELVMTPSFEAPLTEAHRYFLGTDEDGVSYFALQKDALPGRIDQSARPAGLREAGLLLSPREAGLMVHAVALENWQRLHRFCSRCGERTVIAAAGHIRRCPACGAEHYPRTDPAVIMAVTDEEDRILLGRQVHWPEGRFSTLAGFVEPGESIEQSVRREVFEEAGVTVGQVDYIASQPWPFPSSLMLGFMARATSTDIDVDGDEIHEARWFSRDELGAAFESGEVLPPYGISIAARLIELWYGKPLPTRSFI; encoded by the coding sequence GTGACCACCTGGACCGACCAGAACGCCGATCGACCCATTTCGCTCACCGCGCCGAGCGGCATCGACCGGGCCGCCCACCACCGGCTCGACGAGGCCTGGCTCGCCGCGGCGTGGAGCCACCCCACGACGCGTTGCTTCGTCGTCTCCGGCGGCCAGGTCCTCATCGACGAGACGTCCGACGGCCGCACCGAGCTCGTCATGACCCCGTCGTTCGAGGCGCCTCTCACCGAGGCGCACCGCTACTTCCTGGGGACCGACGAGGACGGCGTCAGCTACTTCGCCCTCCAGAAGGACGCGCTGCCCGGCCGTATCGACCAGTCCGCGCGCCCCGCCGGCCTGCGCGAGGCCGGCCTGCTGCTGTCGCCGCGCGAGGCGGGCCTGATGGTGCACGCGGTCGCCCTGGAGAACTGGCAGCGCCTGCATCGCTTCTGCTCCCGCTGCGGCGAGCGCACGGTGATCGCCGCGGCCGGCCACATCCGCCGCTGCCCCGCCTGCGGCGCCGAGCACTACCCGCGCACCGACCCCGCGGTGATCATGGCCGTCACGGACGAGGAGGACCGCATCCTGCTCGGCCGCCAGGTCCACTGGCCCGAGGGCCGCTTCTCGACCCTCGCCGGTTTCGTCGAGCCCGGCGAGTCCATCGAGCAGTCCGTGCGCCGCGAGGTCTTCGAGGAGGCCGGCGTCACCGTCGGCCAGGTCGACTACATCGCCAGCCAGCCCTGGCCCTTCCCCTCCAGCCTCATGCTGGGCTTCATGGCCCGCGCCACCTCGACCGACATCGACGTCGACGGCGACGAGATCCACGAGGCCCGCTGGTTCTCCCGTGACGAACTCGGCGCCGCCTTCGAGTCCGGCGAGGTGCTTCCCCCGTA